In the genome of Paenibacillus pabuli, one region contains:
- a CDS encoding NAD(P)H-hydrate dehydratase translates to MFIVTAEQMRAVDEHTIHKLGIPAASLMENAGRAIAEEVIQLCREYRAEQMGQRSQQHGSWNNGNGKRAHTGPGDRSGHGSDIIADPALVMEQPGDQQWYMLIGKGNNGGDGLVAARHLVEAGLGVTLVYADAPDALRGEAAVQRDAAAELGIPALVHGREAVDFSRCTGIVDALLGTGSRGAPRGVYAALIEAANDSGKPVVSADVPSGLNADTGEVYEPCIQARVTVCLALLKRGLVQYPGASAAGRIVVRSIGIPARLAPEHGPSVRLLTEEVLRSALRVDTSRLRVTDGHKGTYGHVLLAAGSLPMSGAGLLSAKAALRAGCGLATWALPAALLPHVIGTVPELMLAAAADGDSGEWNAASADAVLRLAESRDVLATGPGLGRFKGDTDWLRRLWQQTDRPLVIDADALNMLADAGPTGPRDWGKRSAATILTPHPGEMGRLLGMSTPEVQRDRIGHAVRYAREQGVTLVLKGARTVIATPSGEAYVNTTGHAGMATGGAGDVLTGIIAGLLAQGLSAEQAAAFGVFLHGQAGERAALLRGDPASLLAGDIMDAL, encoded by the coding sequence TTGTTTATCGTAACCGCTGAACAGATGAGAGCTGTGGATGAGCATACGATTCACAAGCTTGGCATTCCTGCTGCCAGTCTGATGGAGAACGCGGGCAGAGCCATTGCCGAGGAAGTTATTCAGTTGTGCCGGGAGTACAGGGCTGAGCAGATGGGCCAGCGTTCGCAGCAGCATGGCAGCTGGAACAATGGAAATGGGAAGCGGGCACACACGGGGCCCGGGGATCGGTCTGGTCATGGTAGCGACATCATTGCCGATCCGGCGCTCGTGATGGAGCAACCCGGCGATCAGCAGTGGTACATGCTGATCGGCAAGGGCAACAATGGCGGCGACGGGCTGGTTGCGGCGCGCCATTTGGTTGAAGCGGGGCTCGGCGTGACTTTGGTCTACGCCGATGCGCCGGATGCACTGCGGGGCGAGGCCGCAGTGCAGCGGGATGCCGCCGCGGAGCTCGGCATCCCTGCCTTGGTCCACGGGCGCGAAGCCGTGGACTTCAGCCGGTGCACAGGCATCGTGGATGCGCTGCTGGGCACCGGCTCGCGTGGGGCGCCGCGCGGAGTATACGCGGCGCTGATTGAGGCGGCGAACGACAGCGGCAAGCCGGTCGTGTCTGCCGATGTGCCAAGCGGGCTGAATGCCGACACCGGGGAGGTATATGAGCCCTGTATTCAGGCCCGGGTGACTGTATGTCTCGCGCTGCTTAAGCGCGGACTGGTGCAGTACCCGGGTGCCTCTGCCGCGGGGCGCATCGTCGTGCGCTCCATCGGCATTCCCGCGCGGCTTGCGCCGGAGCATGGCCCCTCGGTCCGTCTGCTGACGGAAGAGGTGCTGCGCAGTGCGCTGCGCGTGGACACGAGCCGCCTCCGGGTAACGGACGGCCACAAGGGCACTTACGGCCACGTTCTGCTGGCCGCAGGCAGTCTGCCGATGAGCGGCGCAGGCCTGCTCTCGGCCAAAGCCGCGCTGCGCGCTGGCTGCGGGCTCGCCACATGGGCGCTGCCCGCGGCACTGCTGCCGCATGTCATTGGCACCGTGCCCGAGCTCATGCTCGCTGCCGCCGCCGATGGCGACAGCGGCGAATGGAACGCGGCTTCCGCCGACGCCGTGCTGCGTCTCGCGGAAAGCCGCGACGTGCTCGCGACCGGCCCCGGCCTCGGCCGCTTCAAGGGCGACACCGACTGGCTGCGCCGTCTGTGGCAGCAAACGGATCGTCCGCTCGTCATTGACGCGGACGCCCTCAACATGCTTGCAGACGCTGGCCCAACCGGGCCTCGCGACTGGGGCAAACGAAGTGCGGCGACGATTCTGACGCCGCACCCCGGGGAGATGGGCCGACTGCTGGGCATGTCGACCCCCGAAGTGCAGCGTGACCGAATCGGACACGCTGTACGGTACGCCCGCGAGCAAGGCGTGACTCTCGTGCTCAAGGGAGCACGAACGGTCATTGCAACGCCATCCGGCGAGGCGTATGTTAACACCACCGGGCACGCTGGCATGGCCACCGGCGGTGCGGGAGACGTATTGACCGGCATTATCGCCGGTCTGCTCGCCCAGGGTCTCAGCGCGGAGCAGGCTGCTGCCTTTGGTGTGTTCCTTCACGGTCAGGCCGGGGAGCGAGCCGCGTTACTGCGCGGTGATCCGGCATCCCTGCTTGCCGGGGATATTATGGACGCACTATAA
- a CDS encoding methyl-accepting chemotaxis protein, whose amino-acid sequence MKLQGKLILNAIVSLLLCLLLVAYIIIQLLNMNAKNQNLVPAMLKVTELNANQIQTEQALDVYSFSMTAGNQDNVARLLDEGKTMVKQLTEGLLETDEQLRLIQSIQTKLTALDTGATEAITAMNSSDAKRFSSRVKGIQNDIYMLDEVTRDRYDQYTVDLEQDIQRTWQIALVGAIVLLVAVLLFNMYTSRKLARRIRTLKEAAGQIADGDLTQQLPETRGKDELDDLNRSFRLMTGNIRSIIQSIGAAGNRVDGMAQDIDRGNDTVQAIVQQVSRTTEELSIGSQKIAEDLSETVMVVDKMQHTFESNLQATAQSAVYGNEVLSSVQEGHIAIQEQLRLAEVNRIAMTEVEKTVQELEESASRIATMTAYVSGIATQTTLLSLNASIEAARAGEAGRGFAVVAGEVKKLAEQSEQSVQHIFAAVGEITAAMGKVKTSVTQSNQLFAEQEQATGKTGKSFSGIRHSVERISTSINQLAEDMKQSSELSAQVQQAIENISAITEQSAASSEEITASTAEQQRSFAEASTKVKTLRDISAEMHQELLRFRL is encoded by the coding sequence ATGAAATTGCAGGGAAAGCTGATATTAAATGCTATCGTATCGTTACTGTTATGCCTTTTGCTAGTAGCCTATATCATTATTCAATTGCTAAACATGAATGCCAAAAATCAAAATCTGGTGCCTGCCATGCTGAAAGTCACGGAGTTGAACGCTAACCAGATCCAGACCGAGCAGGCGCTCGATGTGTACTCGTTCTCCATGACAGCTGGCAATCAGGATAACGTAGCCCGTTTGCTGGACGAAGGTAAAACGATGGTGAAACAGCTCACGGAAGGCTTGCTGGAAACGGATGAACAGCTTCGACTGATCCAATCGATTCAAACGAAATTGACAGCTCTGGACACCGGTGCCACTGAAGCTATCACAGCCATGAACAGCTCGGACGCCAAACGTTTCAGTTCACGGGTCAAAGGCATACAAAATGATATTTATATGCTGGATGAGGTGACCCGGGATCGATATGACCAATACACAGTAGATCTTGAACAAGATATTCAGCGTACATGGCAGATTGCACTCGTCGGGGCCATCGTGCTGCTTGTCGCTGTCCTGCTGTTCAACATGTATACTTCACGAAAATTGGCGAGACGTATTCGCACCTTGAAGGAAGCGGCAGGACAAATTGCAGACGGGGACCTCACGCAGCAGCTTCCAGAGACCCGAGGCAAAGATGAACTGGATGACTTAAACCGCTCCTTCCGCCTTATGACGGGGAATATTCGAAGTATCATTCAATCCATCGGTGCGGCAGGAAACCGTGTTGATGGGATGGCCCAGGATATCGATCGCGGCAATGATACCGTGCAAGCCATAGTGCAGCAAGTCTCCCGAACGACCGAAGAACTATCGATTGGCAGTCAAAAAATTGCTGAGGATCTAAGTGAAACGGTTATGGTCGTGGATAAGATGCAGCATACATTCGAAAGCAATCTTCAGGCGACTGCCCAATCAGCCGTCTATGGTAACGAGGTTCTGAGTTCCGTGCAGGAGGGGCACATTGCCATACAGGAACAGCTTCGACTGGCTGAAGTAAACCGGATTGCCATGACCGAGGTAGAAAAGACGGTCCAGGAACTGGAGGAGAGTGCCTCCCGGATTGCCACCATGACTGCCTATGTGTCGGGCATTGCTACGCAGACCACCCTTCTGTCTCTGAACGCCTCCATCGAAGCGGCACGCGCAGGTGAAGCCGGACGTGGCTTTGCTGTCGTCGCAGGAGAAGTGAAGAAATTGGCCGAGCAATCGGAGCAATCGGTTCAGCATATCTTTGCAGCAGTTGGTGAAATCACAGCGGCCATGGGCAAAGTGAAAACCTCGGTGACACAGAGCAATCAGCTCTTTGCCGAACAGGAGCAGGCCACTGGAAAAACCGGCAAATCCTTCTCTGGAATTCGTCACAGTGTGGAGCGGATTAGTACAAGCATTAACCAGCTTGCGGAAGACATGAAGCAGTCCAGTGAACTCAGCGCACAGGTTCAGCAGGCGATTGAAAACATCAGCGCCATCACGGAGCAATCGGCTGCAAGCAGCGAGGAAATTACCGCTTCAACGGCCGAGCAGCAGCGTTCATTCGCCGAAGCAAGCACCAAGGTGAAAACCCTGCGGGATATCAGTGCAGAGATGCATCAGGAGCTATTACGGTTCCGGTTGTAA
- a CDS encoding BMP family lipoprotein: MKTQWKYKFGFTMMMILVVLVLGACSAAEKVSPADQRTKVGIVLTDVGLGDHSFSDASFEGLVQARNENSIVFDYKEPGKDLTSEAAFEQFAKEKVDLIIGLSDTIKTDLEKVAQKYPDQQFLIIDGHSDLPNVTSMSFKAEEGSYVAGIIAGFATTEDHVGFLGGMDIPVLHDFQQGFEQGVKAANPDATVHVVYAGDFGNPDLGGKLAAQMIQEQRVDVIYVAAGLTGIGSLSEIQRLGKYAIGVDQDQFFLAEKAVLTSMLKNVDVSLHNAINTFIQNQHSFPEKEMFYGLAENGVGLTALHNITLTDEQEQTFEDLKAQIASGKTKITLDQ; the protein is encoded by the coding sequence ATGAAAACACAGTGGAAATACAAATTCGGGTTCACCATGATGATGATTCTGGTTGTTCTGGTGCTGGGAGCATGTTCGGCAGCCGAGAAGGTCTCCCCCGCAGATCAGCGAACCAAGGTCGGAATCGTTCTTACGGATGTCGGCCTTGGTGATCATTCTTTCAGTGACGCATCTTTTGAGGGCTTGGTACAGGCCAGAAACGAGAACAGTATTGTTTTTGATTACAAGGAACCAGGAAAGGATTTGACATCCGAGGCAGCCTTTGAGCAATTTGCGAAGGAAAAGGTTGATCTGATTATTGGTCTAAGCGACACGATAAAGACCGATCTGGAGAAGGTTGCTCAGAAGTATCCTGATCAGCAATTTCTCATTATTGACGGGCATTCCGATCTCCCTAATGTGACCTCCATGTCCTTCAAAGCAGAAGAAGGCAGCTATGTTGCAGGCATTATTGCTGGCTTTGCAACAACCGAAGACCATGTAGGCTTTTTGGGTGGAATGGATATTCCGGTGCTTCACGATTTCCAGCAAGGTTTTGAGCAAGGTGTAAAGGCGGCTAATCCGGATGCCACAGTCCATGTCGTGTACGCCGGAGATTTTGGCAATCCTGATCTTGGAGGAAAGCTCGCAGCACAGATGATTCAGGAACAGCGTGTTGACGTCATTTACGTTGCAGCCGGACTGACAGGCATAGGCTCACTTTCAGAGATTCAGAGATTGGGTAAATACGCCATTGGCGTGGACCAGGATCAGTTCTTTTTAGCAGAAAAAGCAGTACTCACTTCCATGCTCAAAAATGTAGATGTCTCTCTTCATAACGCCATTAATACGTTCATTCAGAACCAGCATTCATTTCCCGAAAAAGAAATGTTCTATGGTCTGGCAGAAAACGGCGTAGGTTTAACCGCCCTACATAACATCACCCTCACGGACGAACAAGAGCAAACGTTCGAAGATTTGAAAGCACAGATCGCTTCCGGCAAAACCAAAATTACCCTAGATCAATAA
- a CDS encoding gamma-glutamyltransferase family protein, with protein sequence MNYDPLYQPYPSYRVPVYAKQGMVATSQPLAAQAGLDVLKKGGNAIDAAIATAAALTVLEPTSNGIGGDAFALVWTEGKLHGLNASGPAPQSISIEALKAAGYSEMPKLGVVPVTVPGAPAGWAELSRRFGRLTLAEALEPAVRYAEVGYPLAPGLARHWARAADIYARQGDAEAGRAWFETFAPGGRVPTVGEMWRSPDHAATLRRIGESGARDFYEGDLAERIHSFLAEHGGYLTKEDLAAFQPEWVDPISVSYRGYDVWEIPPNGQGLIALAALNVLKGFDFDEKESVLGYHRQLEAMKLAFADGEKYITEERKMGVTVQELLSEAYADERRKLIGDRALSPEAGDPKASGTVYLATADGEGNMVSFIQSNYMGFGSGLVVPGTGIALQNRGHNFSLDPNHANALEPGKRTYHTIIPGFLTRGDEAVGPFGVMGGFMQPQGHVQVVMNTVDFHLNPQAALDSPRWQWTKGKTILVEPGFPQHIAQALARKGHDIQIALDPSMFGRGQIIWRNPDNGVLCGGTESRADGSVAAW encoded by the coding sequence ATGAACTACGATCCACTCTATCAACCGTATCCGTCTTACCGCGTACCCGTCTATGCCAAACAAGGCATGGTCGCCACTTCACAGCCTTTGGCTGCGCAAGCCGGTCTCGATGTGTTAAAAAAAGGCGGCAATGCCATTGATGCCGCTATCGCAACGGCGGCAGCGCTCACAGTGCTGGAGCCAACGTCCAATGGCATTGGGGGCGATGCCTTTGCCCTCGTCTGGACCGAGGGCAAGCTGCATGGCCTGAATGCCAGCGGACCTGCGCCTCAGAGCATTTCGATTGAGGCGCTCAAAGCGGCGGGCTATTCGGAGATGCCGAAGCTAGGGGTCGTTCCGGTGACGGTGCCTGGCGCACCGGCGGGTTGGGCTGAGCTGAGCCGCCGATTCGGGCGGCTCACGCTGGCGGAAGCGCTGGAACCGGCTGTCCGCTACGCGGAAGTCGGTTACCCGCTTGCGCCTGGGCTGGCCCGCCATTGGGCACGGGCAGCCGACATCTATGCACGCCAAGGCGATGCGGAAGCCGGGCGGGCGTGGTTTGAGACGTTTGCCCCAGGCGGGCGTGTTCCGACCGTGGGCGAGATGTGGCGTTCGCCGGATCATGCGGCTACCCTGCGCCGGATTGGCGAGAGCGGAGCGCGAGACTTCTATGAAGGGGATCTTGCGGAGCGTATTCACTCTTTTTTGGCAGAGCACGGAGGTTATCTGACCAAGGAGGATCTGGCTGCCTTTCAGCCTGAATGGGTTGATCCGATTTCGGTCTCTTATCGTGGATATGATGTGTGGGAGATCCCGCCTAACGGTCAGGGGCTGATAGCGCTGGCAGCGCTCAATGTGTTGAAGGGTTTTGATTTTGATGAAAAGGAATCCGTACTGGGATATCATCGACAATTGGAAGCCATGAAGCTGGCGTTTGCCGATGGGGAGAAGTACATTACCGAGGAACGCAAGATGGGCGTTACAGTGCAGGAGTTATTGTCCGAAGCGTATGCAGACGAACGGCGCAAGCTCATTGGCGATAGGGCACTTTCACCTGAAGCGGGCGACCCAAAGGCAAGCGGGACGGTGTATCTTGCAACGGCAGATGGTGAGGGCAACATGGTTTCCTTCATTCAGAGCAATTATATGGGCTTCGGCTCCGGGCTGGTTGTGCCGGGCACAGGCATTGCCCTGCAAAACCGGGGGCATAATTTCTCGCTTGATCCGAATCACGCCAACGCATTGGAGCCGGGCAAACGGACATATCATACGATCATCCCAGGCTTTCTCACACGTGGTGATGAAGCGGTCGGGCCATTCGGGGTCATGGGCGGTTTCATGCAGCCTCAGGGTCATGTGCAGGTCGTCATGAATACGGTGGACTTCCACCTCAATCCACAGGCCGCGCTCGATTCCCCGCGCTGGCAGTGGACCAAAGGCAAAACGATTCTGGTTGAGCCCGGATTTCCTCAGCATATTGCGCAAGCACTTGCCCGCAAAGGGCATGATATACAGATCGCCCTCGATCCGTCAATGTTTGGACGCGGCCAGATCATCTGGCGTAACCCGGACAACGGCGTGTTATGCGGAGGCACGGAAAGCCGGGCCGATGGCTCGGTAGCTGCGTGGTAA
- a CDS encoding glucose 1-dehydrogenase, giving the protein MNPVYPFYGEKTVCKPQKLAFPPQHQDRQPGLETLMVPEPISEDPAYIGSCKLEGKVAIITGGDSGIGRAAAIAFAKEGADITIAYLYERTDAERTRDRIEELGQRCLLIEIDLRLKKNCEAVIRTTMETFGKIDVLVNNHGVQYVQPSIVDITEEQLYHTFQTNVFAYFFLIQAALPHLCKGASIINTASITAYKGEVQLIDYSSSKGAVVSLTRVLAKSLAAEGIRVNCVAPGPIWTPLIPSSFSAEDVQIFGTSTPMGRAGQPYELAAAYVYLASRDSSYVTGECIHVNGGDMVTT; this is encoded by the coding sequence ATGAATCCGGTATATCCTTTTTACGGTGAGAAAACGGTGTGCAAGCCACAAAAGCTAGCTTTCCCTCCCCAGCATCAGGACCGGCAGCCAGGTCTGGAAACCCTGATGGTGCCTGAACCAATTAGCGAAGATCCTGCTTATATTGGCAGCTGCAAGCTGGAAGGCAAGGTTGCAATTATTACCGGTGGTGACAGCGGAATCGGCAGAGCAGCAGCCATTGCTTTTGCCAAAGAAGGTGCAGATATCACCATCGCTTATTTATATGAACGGACCGACGCCGAAAGGACACGTGATCGCATTGAAGAACTTGGACAACGGTGTCTGTTAATCGAGATTGATCTGCGGTTGAAGAAAAACTGCGAGGCTGTCATCCGTACAACCATGGAAACCTTCGGAAAGATCGACGTTCTGGTCAACAATCATGGCGTACAGTACGTTCAGCCGAGCATTGTCGATATTACGGAAGAACAGCTGTATCATACGTTCCAGACGAATGTGTTTGCCTACTTTTTTCTGATTCAGGCAGCTCTCCCGCATCTCTGCAAAGGAGCATCCATCATCAATACAGCTTCCATTACGGCCTATAAAGGTGAAGTACAGCTGATTGATTATTCTTCCAGCAAAGGGGCTGTGGTCTCTTTGACACGGGTACTCGCCAAATCGCTCGCTGCTGAGGGCATTCGAGTCAATTGCGTCGCACCCGGGCCGATCTGGACACCGCTCATTCCTTCCAGCTTCTCTGCCGAAGATGTGCAGATATTCGGAACCTCGACGCCGATGGGCCGGGCAGGTCAGCCTTATGAGCTTGCAGCTGCCTACGTGTATCTTGCATCCCGCGACTCTTCCTACGTGACCGGAGAGTGCATCCATGTCAATGGTGGGGATATGGTAACGACCTGA
- the fosB gene encoding metallothiol transferase FosB has translation MNIQGINHLCFSVSNLERSITFFEQALGARIQVKGRKLAYFELAGLWIALNQEDVIRNYTERTYTHIAFTVKEEEFDESVQQLRAAGADILPGRPRNPKDALSVYFTDPDGHLFELHTGNMKKRLDYYREDKPHMTFYP, from the coding sequence ATGAATATTCAGGGGATTAACCATCTGTGCTTTTCCGTATCTAATCTGGAACGGTCCATTACCTTTTTTGAGCAGGCTCTCGGTGCCCGTATTCAGGTGAAAGGCCGAAAGCTGGCGTACTTCGAACTTGCCGGACTATGGATCGCTTTAAACCAGGAAGACGTCATTCGCAACTATACGGAACGAACGTATACACATATTGCATTTACCGTAAAAGAAGAGGAATTCGACGAGTCTGTACAGCAGCTTCGAGCGGCCGGAGCTGACATCCTTCCCGGAAGACCACGCAACCCGAAGGATGCATTATCTGTTTATTTTACCGATCCCGATGGTCATCTGTTCGAGCTGCATACCGGAAATATGAAAAAAAGGCTGGATTATTACCGGGAAGACAAACCTCATATGACCTTTTATCCATAA
- a CDS encoding helix-turn-helix domain-containing protein — MVGPKIREIREQLGLSQKQLAGEDMTRSYISLIEKGRAVPSQRMLKIIAKRLNTPIEYFLGGDTGTDTDIGEAVLDKAKAYYQENNDRACIRMGHNVLKLTKDTLDQTDAYLLIMRSHNRMGEHREAMDKGEAAAFTVTRTGDRERIVQYYLEMGRSAFHAELFHAARKYYEQAHIYSSRLKHLHENHIRAMTYLGTTHLRLGNVDQGLDFYHKAEKEARMTGQQELYGEITLGLGKAYYMSEQDGHLPLSQNWTKTSAESYKRAKSESYVLALHNLAVIQLHMGQKKEALPLLTECADIYDKRNLPDKKASILEEMSKIYLEEREPLEAEATIKEALQLLDQRDEGILRAKLYRLLGLVYHEKDNPNEGYYFLRMSHDLLKRIYAEREANISHQLLLMSKQNRKMEYNDYKSFIK, encoded by the coding sequence ATGGTCGGACCCAAAATCCGGGAAATCCGGGAGCAGCTTGGACTCTCTCAAAAACAACTGGCAGGGGAGGATATGACGCGCTCCTATATCAGCCTTATCGAAAAGGGCAGAGCCGTTCCTTCCCAACGTATGTTGAAGATTATTGCGAAACGATTGAATACGCCCATTGAGTATTTTTTGGGAGGAGATACAGGGACAGATACGGATATCGGTGAAGCCGTGTTGGACAAAGCAAAGGCCTATTATCAGGAAAACAACGACCGTGCCTGCATTCGCATGGGTCACAATGTGCTCAAACTAACCAAGGATACGCTGGACCAGACAGATGCCTATCTTCTCATCATGCGCAGCCATAATCGAATGGGGGAACATCGGGAAGCCATGGACAAGGGCGAAGCCGCCGCCTTTACAGTAACCCGCACCGGAGATCGAGAACGCATTGTGCAATATTATCTGGAGATGGGGCGATCTGCCTTTCACGCAGAACTATTCCACGCGGCCCGGAAATATTATGAACAGGCGCACATTTATAGCAGCAGGCTTAAACACCTTCATGAGAATCATATTCGTGCAATGACCTACCTTGGAACGACTCATTTGCGCTTGGGGAATGTGGATCAAGGGCTGGATTTCTATCACAAAGCAGAAAAGGAAGCCCGAATGACCGGGCAACAGGAACTCTATGGCGAAATTACACTTGGTTTGGGCAAAGCCTACTATATGTCTGAACAGGACGGGCATCTCCCATTAAGCCAAAATTGGACCAAAACCTCGGCAGAATCATATAAACGGGCTAAAAGTGAATCCTATGTGCTTGCTCTTCACAATCTTGCTGTAATTCAGCTTCATATGGGGCAAAAAAAAGAAGCCCTTCCCTTGCTGACTGAATGCGCCGATATATACGACAAACGCAATCTGCCCGACAAGAAGGCTTCCATATTGGAGGAAATGAGTAAAATCTATCTGGAAGAACGCGAGCCGCTGGAAGCAGAGGCCACCATCAAAGAAGCCCTTCAATTGCTCGATCAGCGAGATGAGGGGATACTGAGGGCAAAATTATATCGTCTTCTCGGCCTGGTGTACCACGAGAAAGACAATCCGAATGAAGGGTATTACTTTTTAAGAATGAGTCACGACCTGTTAAAACGCATTTATGCAGAGCGTGAGGCCAATATCAGCCATCAATTACTCCTCATGAGCAAGCAGAATCGTAAAATGGAATATAACGACTACAAGTCATTTATCAAGTAA
- a CDS encoding 3-oxoacyl-[acyl-carrier-protein] synthase III C-terminal domain-containing protein produces MQIKQIWSYIPEHIVPIRELNDALGLNSAQTKVLEKIHGLKQVRQDKDGDLAALLGRVLTQVVNHRNVAPASIKYIIYCHTIQENFPFPMKVLQGLKQAYGLQHAIAFSLTQQNCASGLVALNVAETLLPSLEADDHILILTGEKTFSPVVQLIPNTTVMGEAAAAVLVGNIGDGSRMVGLTNITLGQYCNVLTGNPQLQREFQEIYTPRLCDAILTAVEQAGLALQDIRYIVPHNVNLSSWKKVAARLSYPLERMYTSNVQEIGHCFCSDPYINLQAVLEQELLQPDDYYLLVTVGLGVTFSVAVMQYAGIGGDGRDDSVDRFFEQVEVGVNGPA; encoded by the coding sequence ATGCAAATTAAGCAAATATGGTCTTACATTCCAGAACATATCGTCCCCATCCGGGAACTGAATGATGCTCTGGGACTCAACAGTGCCCAGACAAAAGTGCTGGAAAAAATTCATGGTTTAAAACAGGTTCGGCAAGACAAGGACGGAGATCTGGCGGCTTTACTCGGACGTGTACTTACCCAAGTGGTAAACCATAGAAACGTAGCCCCTGCTTCGATTAAGTATATCATTTATTGCCACACAATTCAGGAAAATTTCCCCTTTCCTATGAAAGTTTTGCAAGGTTTGAAACAGGCATACGGATTGCAACATGCCATCGCGTTTTCACTTACGCAGCAGAACTGTGCATCGGGTTTGGTTGCCCTGAATGTTGCCGAGACTTTGCTGCCTTCATTGGAAGCGGATGATCATATTTTAATTTTGACAGGGGAAAAAACGTTTAGCCCCGTTGTGCAGCTGATTCCCAACACAACCGTGATGGGAGAGGCAGCCGCGGCTGTCCTGGTCGGTAATATCGGAGATGGAAGCCGTATGGTTGGTCTTACGAATATTACGCTCGGTCAGTACTGTAATGTGCTTACGGGAAATCCTCAACTACAAAGGGAATTCCAGGAGATATACACACCGCGGTTATGCGATGCCATTCTTACAGCAGTGGAACAGGCGGGACTTGCACTGCAGGATATTCGATATATCGTACCGCACAATGTGAATCTATCCTCCTGGAAAAAGGTAGCCGCCCGATTATCGTATCCCCTCGAACGTATGTATACATCGAATGTGCAGGAGATTGGTCACTGCTTCTGTTCGGATCCGTATATCAACCTCCAAGCTGTTCTGGAGCAGGAGCTTCTGCAACCGGATGATTATTATCTGCTTGTTACAGTTGGTCTAGGGGTTACCTTCAGCGTAGCAGTAATGCAATATGCAGGAATTGGAGGCGATGGTCGTGACGACAGTGTTGACCGATTTTTCGAGCAAGTTGAAGTTGGCGTTAACGGGCCGGCATAA